One genomic window of Petrotoga miotherma DSM 10691 includes the following:
- a CDS encoding efflux RND transporter periplasmic adaptor subunit, producing MKRRGKITIWTIVIVAIIVVVGIIFFPMQSSPTTSETSGLPSIYLEYEVKSDGVGDSIEVVGNITAEIESVIPKVSGEIVEVYVEKGDEVEEGQILAKIDDLDYQIAYLNALNDYESSTNVGERMKEVKRLQLEKAKKNLEETEIKSPVSGIVNTVNISKGDMVGTTSAVLTIVDNSTIKVETAVDEIDFPLINEGMDATIRIDPLNLEEPGVITWISPTTQTDMGVVVIPIEIEFTQDNPQNLLIPGMTADVEIVTLKLENTVAVPKDAIHEGVDGSKIVYKKTAEGGMEPVQVQTGKETDSMVEITAGLKPGDKVLILPSQEEAQRIMQNYGIPMGVPVAPGAVPQGPGGGGF from the coding sequence TTGAAAAGAAGAGGAAAGATAACGATATGGACAATAGTGATAGTAGCTATAATTGTAGTAGTTGGGATAATATTTTTTCCAATGCAAAGTTCACCTACAACTTCTGAAACAAGTGGATTACCGTCAATATACTTAGAATACGAGGTAAAATCAGATGGCGTAGGAGATTCGATAGAAGTGGTGGGAAACATAACGGCTGAGATTGAATCAGTGATCCCAAAAGTTTCTGGAGAAATAGTTGAGGTATACGTAGAAAAAGGAGACGAGGTTGAAGAAGGTCAGATATTAGCTAAAATAGATGATCTTGACTATCAGATAGCGTACTTGAATGCCTTAAATGATTACGAATCATCAACCAACGTAGGTGAACGGATGAAGGAAGTAAAGAGGTTACAGTTGGAAAAAGCAAAGAAGAATTTGGAAGAAACTGAGATAAAATCCCCTGTTTCAGGGATAGTAAACACAGTAAATATTTCCAAGGGGGATATGGTTGGAACAACTTCTGCCGTATTAACTATAGTGGATAATAGCACAATAAAAGTTGAAACTGCGGTTGATGAAATAGATTTCCCGCTTATAAATGAAGGCATGGACGCAACAATAAGAATAGATCCTTTGAATTTAGAAGAGCCAGGAGTAATAACATGGATTAGTCCAACTACTCAAACGGATATGGGGGTAGTTGTTATACCAATTGAAATTGAATTTACACAAGATAATCCTCAAAATCTCCTGATTCCTGGTATGACAGCCGATGTAGAAATAGTTACCTTAAAATTGGAAAACACAGTAGCTGTACCAAAAGATGCCATTCATGAAGGGGTTGATGGGTCAAAAATAGTATACAAAAAGACTGCAGAAGGTGGTATGGAACCTGTTCAAGTACAAACTGGAAAAGAAACGGATAGCATGGTTGAAATAACTGCGGGTTTAAAACCAGGAGATAAGGTTTTGATATTGCCATCTCAAGAAGAAGCACAAAGAATAATGCAAAATTATGGTATTCCAATGGGAGTACCTGTTGCTCCAGGCGCTGTTCCTCAAGGTCCTGGAGGAGGCGGATTTTGA
- a CDS encoding TolC family protein, with protein sequence MKKLIVLVITLLVGILSIFGMTFEELYEQNLEKSSAYTQAELNLRGAQLEMNKIDKFFVPYLGISVDTMKTGIIPAGTTTVSGLVFGGEGDLEGYEISLDVNFLEVWGAQVGVSFPFTLNTDEWTIESPEASEIAISLSRDLTIIDRAERLKTESSYYDVLSKYYTAQTNELITTIEDIFTRHYNEEMIQTYQDEIEILNQQYNLSTYEDEKENLEKQILTAQKNLETLRSNNAPLEYFEYTDELYNQTKETVERIINENQNYPTNIEERLDLKSLQLQEEASEIESNFWFIPYLPFNKISMSMNPFFEEGENLIDNLSISVGFQLAILDKGERKLASDTMKTNVAALTYDESMLEVENAIKSLETTRKTLNYDFRVNQIDLENAIEDYNRSKELNDQGYITDEELKLSEITLNRAQLTSEKTENDILTNELRIMQQYYVDIWGDIN encoded by the coding sequence GTGAAAAAACTTATAGTTTTAGTAATAACCCTTCTCGTAGGAATCCTGAGTATATTTGGGATGACGTTCGAAGAGTTATACGAACAAAACTTAGAGAAAAGTTCAGCCTATACCCAAGCGGAGTTGAACTTACGTGGAGCACAATTAGAGATGAACAAAATAGACAAATTCTTTGTTCCATATTTGGGAATATCTGTTGATACAATGAAAACAGGGATAATCCCAGCAGGAACAACAACCGTTAGTGGGTTGGTTTTTGGAGGGGAAGGAGATTTAGAAGGTTACGAGATTTCTTTGGATGTAAACTTCTTAGAAGTATGGGGAGCACAGGTAGGTGTCTCATTCCCTTTTACTTTAAATACAGATGAATGGACAATAGAATCCCCTGAAGCATCAGAGATAGCAATCTCTTTATCTCGAGATCTTACAATAATCGACAGGGCGGAAAGGTTGAAAACTGAAAGCAGTTACTACGATGTGCTCTCTAAATATTACACGGCTCAAACAAATGAACTCATAACGACGATAGAAGATATATTCACCAGACATTACAACGAAGAGATGATTCAAACGTACCAAGATGAAATAGAAATACTGAACCAACAGTACAACTTATCAACCTATGAAGACGAAAAAGAAAACTTAGAAAAACAGATACTTACTGCACAAAAGAATTTAGAAACTCTAAGATCAAACAATGCACCTCTAGAATATTTTGAATACACAGATGAACTTTACAATCAAACAAAAGAAACGGTAGAAAGAATAATAAACGAAAATCAAAACTATCCAACGAATATCGAAGAAAGGCTAGATTTAAAATCGTTACAACTTCAAGAAGAGGCATCGGAAATAGAAAGTAATTTCTGGTTCATTCCTTACCTGCCTTTCAATAAGATAAGTATGTCTATGAATCCATTTTTCGAAGAAGGAGAAAATTTGATTGATAATTTGAGTATAAGTGTAGGATTTCAATTAGCTATATTAGATAAAGGAGAAAGAAAGTTGGCGTCTGATACTATGAAAACAAACGTTGCCGCTTTGACGTACGATGAAAGTATGTTGGAAGTGGAAAATGCGATTAAAAGTTTAGAAACTACCAGAAAAACGTTGAATTATGACTTTAGAGTAAATCAAATAGATTTAGAAAACGCCATAGAAGATTACAATAGAAGTAAAGAATTAAATGATCAAGGATACATAACGGATGAGGAATTAAAATTATCAGAAATAACGTTAAACAGGGCACAATTAACGAGTGAAAAGACGGAAAACGACATTCTGACAAACGAATTAAGAATAATGCAGCAATACTATGTGGACATATGGGGTGATATAAATTGA
- a CDS encoding TolC family protein, which yields MKKVVLIAFTLIIVTGMFSAGLTEVFDTAKASSTIYKTAQLDLEKTNLDYNKAKIEATNRKLELSGELSYYSGLSNYNTSMKDYYGDIVDRVLDVFVEEINVKTADLQLKNAQITYDNNTELFDNGLISGDDLKSSELDVSDAQNNLESAQLNLETAKDNLKELYEGDYNQIEINTPTYEGIFVSDEEYLNNNYNLKMAQLNVDISQYDLNNLPANASSYDKRIAEITHQKYILSLQDTQDTLIEAHKTTKNSIENLYKSVKNLEERMNLAQSTYNDTKDRFNKGLVSELELNSANINYLTSQKSYYESVRNYIKAYINYIIDTGRSLEEVGL from the coding sequence ATGAAGAAAGTAGTATTGATAGCATTTACACTGATCATAGTTACAGGGATGTTTTCAGCAGGTTTAACAGAGGTATTTGATACAGCTAAAGCAAGTAGTACAATATACAAAACCGCACAGCTTGATCTTGAAAAGACTAACCTCGACTACAACAAGGCTAAGATAGAGGCAACGAACAGGAAATTAGAATTAAGTGGGGAATTAAGTTATTACTCAGGTCTTTCAAACTACAATACCTCTATGAAAGATTACTACGGTGATATAGTAGACAGAGTATTGGATGTTTTCGTTGAAGAAATAAACGTAAAAACAGCGGATTTGCAGTTAAAAAATGCACAGATAACCTACGACAACAACACTGAATTGTTCGACAACGGATTAATCTCAGGAGACGACCTTAAAAGTTCTGAACTCGATGTAAGTGATGCACAGAACAATTTGGAAAGTGCACAATTAAATTTAGAAACCGCCAAAGACAACTTAAAAGAATTATACGAAGGAGATTATAACCAAATAGAAATAAACACTCCAACGTATGAGGGTATATTCGTAAGTGATGAGGAATATTTAAACAACAACTACAATCTAAAAATGGCACAACTAAACGTAGATATTTCACAATACGATCTCAACAACTTACCCGCCAACGCATCATCTTACGATAAAAGGATAGCGGAGATAACTCACCAAAAATATATCTTGAGTTTGCAAGACACTCAAGATACATTGATTGAGGCACATAAAACAACAAAAAATAGTATAGAAAATCTTTACAAAAGTGTGAAAAACTTAGAAGAAAGAATGAACTTAGCTCAGAGTACATATAACGACACAAAGGATAGATTCAACAAAGGATTGGTATCTGAATTGGAGTTAAACAGCGCGAACATAAACTATTTAACATCACAAAAGAGTTATTATGAAAGTGTAAGAAATTACATAAAAGCATACATAAACTACATAATAGACACAGGAAGGAGCCTTGAGGAGGTAGGATTGTGA
- a CDS encoding ABC transporter ATP-binding protein, with translation MEEKAIEVKNLTKKFKKVTAVKNASFDVEYGELFAFLGPNGAGKSTTIRILTTLAVPTSGDVHVAGYNVIKDGEKVRKKIGLVADKMILYDRLTAYENVEFFAKLYGMEPTEIKKRSDELFEILEISEWRNEYVSKFSTGMKQKINIIRALIPQPDILFLDEPTLGLDPHTTVSLRNFIKHLNKDMGKTIVLTTHDLHEVEMLADTIAIINKGEIVTKDSKNNVKEYFHENPRVEVEFENTQEAKLLTIEPLEIQGTRLTYQVNNLNEFLKEIDNKNIKLKHIKTIEPSLEDIFVKITSN, from the coding sequence ATGGAAGAAAAAGCGATCGAAGTTAAGAATCTTACTAAAAAATTTAAAAAGGTTACGGCAGTAAAAAACGCTAGCTTTGACGTGGAATATGGTGAACTTTTTGCTTTTCTTGGACCTAATGGTGCTGGTAAAAGCACAACCATAAGGATTTTAACTACTTTAGCTGTTCCCACATCTGGAGATGTACACGTTGCAGGATACAATGTTATAAAAGATGGTGAAAAGGTTCGAAAAAAGATCGGATTAGTAGCAGACAAGATGATTTTATACGATAGACTGACTGCTTATGAAAATGTTGAGTTCTTTGCAAAATTATACGGGATGGAACCCACAGAGATTAAAAAGAGATCCGATGAACTTTTTGAAATTTTAGAAATTTCAGAATGGCGCAATGAATACGTTTCAAAATTCAGTACAGGCATGAAACAAAAAATCAACATTATAAGGGCCCTTATCCCACAACCAGATATACTTTTCCTGGATGAGCCTACCTTAGGCCTAGATCCACATACAACAGTAAGCTTGAGGAACTTTATAAAGCATTTGAATAAAGATATGGGAAAAACTATCGTATTAACTACTCATGATCTTCACGAAGTTGAGATGTTAGCTGATACTATAGCCATAATTAACAAAGGTGAAATCGTCACCAAAGACTCCAAAAATAATGTAAAAGAATATTTCCATGAAAACCCACGGGTGGAAGTTGAGTTTGAAAATACACAAGAAGCAAAATTGTTAACAATAGAACCCCTAGAAATACAGGGTACAAGATTAACATACCAAGTAAACAATTTAAACGAATTTCTGAAAGAGATTGATAATAAAAATATTAAATTGAAACATATAAAAACAATTGAACCATCTTTAGAGGACATATTTGTAAAAATAACGTCTAATTAA
- a CDS encoding ABC transporter permease has protein sequence MNTLRIALKDLKTFLRRKTTFIFSILMPIIMMIMTSYIFPQTDMQGQNAIGFYFEDTIAKTMFKNQIDELEEQNILLFNTRDELLNSLIDGKITAGVVVPRDFSLKMATGNAEIQIIPSPNNPQAGIMIAESLPGMFAQFNSSQNSIKVSSRLTNVDGSKFNYYDFMAPGIMAMISIMSVMTGLAASITRERELGTMDGLMVTPISRGSIVVGKIIAQTVRGMMQALIVLVISILIFHVHIVGSIWLTIFILILGTFSFIGIGIIVTASFKEQEAAEITMTTITFPMIFFSGVFFPIEQMPNFAKAVSKIFPLTYSADALRKVVVLGASIGDVRNQIFVLLTFALTTSIVASLSFQKLVQE, from the coding sequence ATGAACACTCTAAGAATAGCTCTTAAAGACTTAAAAACATTCTTAAGACGAAAAACAACTTTCATCTTCTCTATATTAATGCCGATAATCATGATGATAATGACAAGTTATATATTTCCTCAAACTGATATGCAAGGCCAAAACGCAATTGGTTTTTACTTTGAAGATACTATTGCCAAAACAATGTTCAAAAACCAGATAGATGAATTAGAAGAACAAAATATCCTTTTATTCAACACAAGAGATGAACTATTGAACTCATTAATAGACGGTAAAATCACCGCGGGTGTTGTTGTACCTCGAGATTTTTCATTGAAAATGGCAACTGGAAATGCAGAAATACAAATTATTCCTAGTCCTAACAACCCTCAAGCAGGCATAATGATCGCTGAATCGTTACCAGGTATGTTTGCACAATTTAACAGCTCACAAAATTCAATAAAAGTTTCCTCAAGATTGACAAACGTCGATGGAAGTAAATTTAACTATTACGATTTTATGGCCCCAGGAATTATGGCAATGATTTCCATTATGAGTGTAATGACAGGTTTAGCAGCTTCCATAACAAGGGAAAGAGAACTAGGAACAATGGATGGATTGATGGTTACACCGATAAGCAGGGGAAGTATCGTTGTAGGAAAAATTATTGCCCAAACTGTGAGAGGTATGATGCAAGCCCTTATTGTGTTAGTTATATCTATATTAATTTTTCATGTACATATTGTTGGTTCGATTTGGCTAACTATTTTTATACTTATCTTAGGTACTTTCAGTTTTATAGGCATAGGTATTATTGTAACAGCTTCTTTTAAAGAACAAGAAGCCGCAGAAATTACGATGACTACCATAACTTTTCCTATGATATTTTTTTCTGGCGTATTTTTCCCTATAGAACAGATGCCTAATTTTGCAAAGGCTGTTTCGAAGATTTTCCCTTTAACCTATTCAGCTGATGCTTTAAGAAAGGTTGTAGTCCTTGGTGCTTCCATCGGAGATGTGAGGAACCAAATATTTGTTCTTTTGACTTTTGCTTTAACAACCTCTATTGTTGCTAGTTTATCTTTTCAAAAGCTTGTACAGGAATAA
- the ftsH gene encoding ATP-dependent zinc metalloprotease FtsH: protein MNNNPNRRGSLFGPLFIYFILAMLIFMSISQLNTSNITEISYTDLVNLINQDTIISLQIDTSGLIQAKAKNGQLFQVYAPTLLTDQAYVRALANDGIKIEYIQNTGASWWVTMLIYMLPLIILMFFWFWMFRRSGTGEGIPGANYRRNPAKRYDARKNKITFNDVAGIDEVKEELEDIVNFLKDPKNFSALGAKMPKGVLLSGPPGTGKTLVARAVAGEANVPFYFMSGSDFVELFVGVGASRVRDLFKEAKENSPAIIFIDELDAVGRQRGTGLGGGHDEREQTLNALLVEMDGFDPREGIVVMAATNRPDILDKALLRPGRFDKKIFLDVPDLRAREEIIKIHLRGKKIADDIDIKSLAQSTPGFVGADLENMVNEAALLAARDNRDHITNDDFQEAVERVIVGPARKSRKITPKEKKVITYHELGHAVLGYLLPYADPVHKITIVPRGQAALGYTMQLPTEDRFLITEPEIKDKIVGMLGGRAAEEIVFNEITTGAGNDLKRATELVREMVAQLGMSEKIGPIAWGEEEGEIFLGREITRMKNFSQETAKEIDSEIKNFILSSYEKAKNLLVENRKRLDLLAIYLYNKENISGKEFKKMMEMDIEELNDYVLKDKDVKETNLFVSYA from the coding sequence ATGAATAACAATCCAAACAGAAGAGGTTCCCTTTTTGGACCGCTTTTTATATATTTTATTTTGGCTATGCTTATTTTTATGAGCATTTCTCAGTTGAATACCTCGAACATAACTGAGATAAGTTATACTGATCTAGTGAATTTAATAAATCAAGACACAATCATAAGTTTGCAGATCGACACAAGTGGTTTAATCCAAGCAAAAGCCAAAAACGGGCAACTTTTTCAGGTTTACGCCCCAACTCTGCTTACGGATCAAGCTTATGTAAGGGCATTAGCAAATGATGGCATTAAGATTGAGTATATTCAAAACACCGGGGCAAGTTGGTGGGTTACTATGCTTATCTATATGTTGCCCTTAATAATACTAATGTTTTTTTGGTTTTGGATGTTCAGAAGATCTGGAACAGGAGAAGGGATACCTGGAGCCAATTATAGGAGAAACCCTGCTAAAAGATATGATGCTAGAAAAAATAAAATTACTTTCAATGACGTAGCTGGAATCGACGAAGTTAAAGAAGAATTAGAAGATATAGTTAATTTTCTAAAAGATCCTAAAAACTTCAGTGCCTTGGGAGCAAAAATGCCTAAAGGGGTACTCTTGTCAGGACCTCCGGGTACAGGAAAAACTTTGGTAGCCCGAGCTGTTGCAGGAGAGGCTAATGTGCCATTTTATTTTATGTCGGGTTCTGATTTCGTTGAATTATTTGTAGGTGTTGGGGCATCCAGAGTCAGAGACCTTTTTAAAGAAGCCAAAGAGAATAGCCCTGCAATAATTTTCATCGATGAATTGGATGCCGTAGGAAGGCAAAGAGGAACGGGCTTAGGTGGAGGTCATGATGAAAGGGAACAAACCTTAAACGCTTTATTAGTTGAAATGGATGGTTTTGATCCACGAGAAGGTATAGTTGTAATGGCAGCAACAAATAGGCCTGATATCTTAGATAAAGCCCTCTTAAGGCCAGGAAGGTTCGACAAAAAAATATTCTTGGATGTACCTGATTTAAGGGCGAGAGAGGAAATTATAAAGATTCACCTAAGAGGTAAAAAAATCGCAGACGATATAGATATTAAAAGTTTAGCTCAAAGTACCCCTGGTTTTGTCGGAGCCGATTTGGAAAATATGGTAAATGAAGCAGCTCTACTGGCAGCAAGGGATAACAGAGATCACATAACTAACGATGATTTTCAAGAGGCGGTCGAAAGGGTGATTGTAGGCCCTGCCCGTAAATCACGAAAAATAACTCCCAAAGAGAAAAAAGTTATCACCTATCATGAATTGGGTCATGCAGTTTTAGGCTACCTTTTACCCTACGCAGATCCTGTTCACAAAATCACTATAGTTCCTCGTGGACAAGCAGCTTTAGGTTACACGATGCAACTTCCAACTGAAGACAGGTTTTTAATCACAGAGCCTGAAATAAAGGATAAAATAGTTGGTATGTTAGGTGGACGAGCTGCTGAAGAGATTGTATTCAACGAAATCACAACAGGAGCAGGAAACGATTTAAAGAGAGCTACTGAGCTAGTAAGGGAAATGGTTGCCCAATTAGGCATGAGTGAAAAGATCGGACCCATTGCATGGGGTGAAGAAGAAGGAGAAATCTTTTTAGGAAGAGAAATAACTCGAATGAAGAATTTTTCCCAAGAAACAGCTAAAGAAATAGATTCAGAGATCAAGAATTTTATTCTTAGCAGTTATGAAAAAGCTAAGAATTTACTGGTGGAAAATAGAAAACGACTTGACCTTTTGGCCATTTATCTTTACAATAAAGAGAATATCTCTGGAAAAGAGTTCAAAAAAATGATGGAAATGGATATAGAAGAGCTTAATGACTACGTTTTAAAAGATAAAGATGTAAAAGAAACAAACCTTTTTGTATCTTATGCCTAA
- a CDS encoding metal-sensitive transcriptional regulator, translating to MSSNYNKDSLIRRLKRIEGQVRGLQKMLEEERRCADILTQLSAVKGALNKTAEEIMKGYTKSCILEYEETGNEKMLDELIQVLSKFREI from the coding sequence ATGTCTTCAAACTACAATAAAGATAGTTTAATCAGACGATTAAAAAGAATAGAAGGTCAAGTTAGGGGCCTTCAAAAAATGTTGGAAGAAGAGAGAAGATGTGCAGATATATTAACACAGTTGTCTGCGGTGAAAGGAGCTTTGAACAAAACCGCAGAAGAAATAATGAAAGGTTACACAAAAAGCTGTATATTAGAATATGAAGAAACAGGAAACGAAAAGATGTTAGACGAATTAATACAGGTTTTATCAAAATTTAGAGAAATATGA
- a CDS encoding S41 family peptidase, whose translation MSKKKKKLLSVIIIFGLFITSWIFADTVSNSYQKDSVTQIYLDKFEEPIYSTLYYIVNYYYGKENVDYDKIVDATIEGMMEGLDDPFAWYLDSVQTEESKIDIEGKYGGVGLTIRYDYEMDAVIIVSPMNGTPAQRAGLMPNDYILSVDGTPTSELGLSKSASLMRGEPGTEVTLEIYRDSWNEPKNITLIRETIETKTVKFDKLQYKNKNLGYILLTNFAKSSPQEMTEALNNLSNQEIEGIIIDLRNNPGGLLQSAVDITSMFLKSGEVVSVKYFDGTKETIPNIPGNYYSFLQNIPIVLLVNGGSASASEILTGALKDNGVATVIGETTYGKAAVQNTFTLSTGGEIWLPIAHYFTPSGSDIHLKGIKPDIEVSNPEREVISMTEISEEEATQAFYTTTEKPVLNIEEDLQLKTALDFLTGGN comes from the coding sequence ATGAGTAAAAAAAAGAAAAAATTACTATCCGTAATAATAATTTTTGGTTTATTTATTACTTCTTGGATCTTTGCAGACACTGTTTCTAATAGTTATCAAAAGGATTCTGTAACGCAAATTTATTTAGATAAGTTTGAAGAACCTATTTACTCTACGCTATACTACATAGTCAATTATTATTATGGCAAAGAGAACGTTGATTATGACAAAATAGTGGATGCCACAATTGAAGGGATGATGGAAGGACTGGATGATCCTTTTGCCTGGTATCTCGATTCCGTTCAGACAGAAGAAAGTAAAATAGACATAGAAGGTAAATATGGTGGAGTAGGGTTAACTATTAGATATGATTATGAAATGGATGCCGTTATTATCGTCTCACCAATGAATGGAACTCCTGCACAAAGAGCAGGATTAATGCCTAACGATTACATTTTATCCGTTGACGGTACCCCTACATCCGAACTCGGCCTTAGCAAATCAGCCTCGCTAATGAGGGGTGAACCCGGCACAGAAGTTACCTTGGAAATATACCGTGACTCATGGAATGAACCAAAGAATATAACATTAATAAGAGAAACAATAGAAACTAAGACAGTAAAATTCGATAAGTTACAATACAAAAATAAAAATTTAGGCTACATACTACTCACTAATTTTGCCAAATCAAGTCCTCAGGAAATGACTGAAGCTTTAAATAATCTCTCGAATCAGGAAATAGAAGGGATAATAATTGATTTAAGAAATAATCCAGGTGGACTTTTACAATCAGCTGTTGATATTACTTCCATGTTTTTAAAGAGCGGTGAAGTAGTTAGTGTTAAATATTTTGATGGTACAAAAGAAACAATTCCAAATATTCCAGGTAATTATTACAGTTTTTTACAAAATATCCCTATTGTTTTGTTGGTGAATGGAGGTTCAGCATCCGCATCAGAAATCTTAACCGGGGCACTTAAAGATAATGGTGTAGCAACCGTCATTGGAGAAACAACTTATGGAAAAGCCGCAGTACAAAACACATTTACCTTATCCACCGGAGGAGAAATTTGGTTACCTATCGCTCACTACTTCACGCCAAGCGGATCAGATATTCATTTAAAAGGGATAAAACCTGATATAGAGGTAAGCAATCCAGAAAGGGAAGTCATCTCTATGACTGAAATATCTGAAGAAGAAGCAACTCAAGCTTTTTACACGACAACAGAAAAACCAGTACTAAATATTGAAGAAGATTTGCAACTGAAAACTGCCTTGGACTTTTTAACTGGGGGTAACTAA